CCACTCGCTGCCGCCAAACGTACCCTTCTGAAGCACCTCGGGTGTTGACCTTGGCGCCTCTAGGCACCGTCAGGGCCACGCCTACCAACATATTCCCAGAAAACACAAAAATGGTGAGAAGATAAACAGGGAGAGCCAGAGGGCGGTGTAAGGGCACGGGTGAGCCATGATCACTGGGAGATGACGGAACGTGTTTAGTCTTATACAAGGCTTGATGACCCACGAGTCTGCTGGGTGCTGATGAGCTGCTCCGGCCGCTGGAGGCGGTCGTGGGGGactactgctgctcctgctgctgctgctgctgttgaggcGGTCGTGGGGGActactgctcctcctcctgctgctgctgttgaggcGGTCGTGGGGGactactgctcctcctgctgctgctgctgctgttgaggcGGTCGTGGGGGActactgctcctcctcctgctgctgctgctgttgaggcGGTCGTGGGGGactactgctgctcctgctgctgctgttgaggcGGTCGTGGGggactgctgctcctgctgctgctgctgctgctgctgctgttgaggcGGTCGTGGGGGactactgctcctcctgctgctgctgctgctgctgttgttgaggcGGTCGTGGgggactactgctgctgctgctgctgttgttgaggcGGTCGTGGGGGActactgctcctcctcctgctgctgctgctgctgttgatgcggTCGTGGGGGActactgctgctcctcctgctgctgctgctgctgctgttgttgaggcGGTCGTGGgggactactgctgctgctgctgctgctgctgctgctgttgatgcggTCGTGGGGGActactgctgctcctcctgctgctgctgctgctgctgttgttgaggcGGTCGTGGgggactactgctgctgctgctgctgttgaggcGGTCGTGGGggactgctgctcctgctgctgctgctgctgctgctgctgttgaggcGGTCGTGGGGGActactgctcctcctcctgctgctgctgctgttgaggcGGTCGTGGGGGactactgctgctcctgctgctgctgttgaggcGGTCGTGGGggactgctgctcctgctgctgctgctgctgttgaggcGGTCGTGGGGGActactgctgctcctcctgctgctgttgagGCGGTCGTGGGGGActactgctgctcctcctgctgctgttgagGCGGTCGTGGGggactgctgctcctgctgctgctgctgctgttgaggcGGTCGTGGGGGActactgctgctcctcctgctgctgttgagGCGGTCGTGGGggactgctgctcctgctgctgctgctgctgttgaggcGGTCGTGGGGGActactgctcctcctcctgctgctgctgctgctgctgttgaggcGGTCGTGGGGGActactgctcctcctcctgctgctgctgctgttgctgttgaggcGGTCGTGAGGACTGTTGTCTCTACTACATTTTTCCTCCATGTCTTCTCCCCTCTTATCATCCTTAATTCTGCTCAACTgtttaagacacaattgtaaaatGCTCGTTTCTGAAGCtagacaaatacaacaaaattaataataataataacagagcCCATCTCATGTGGATTCCGTCACGTGTTGGCTTCTGAATGCACGACAGGAGCTGATGAGTTATGCAAAGAATCTGCCCTCAGAGAAGGAGTTGATTATAACCTTTGATTGCCTATAAACAGTCTGAGAGcagtagttatcttgaggttatcttgagatgatttcggggctttagtgtccccgcggcccggtcctcgaccaggcctccacccacaggaagcagcccgtgacagctgactaacacccaggtacctattttactgctaggtaacaggggcatagggtgaaagaaactctgcccattgtttctcgccggcgcctgggatcgaacccaggaccacaggatcacaagtcccgcgcgctgtccgctcggccgaccggccttcCTAAATCTACTAGAAGGCACAACAATCttaacgttacgttaatgtccctaAGTGACGCTAAAGACAGCTATCCAAACAGCAGTATAGGAAGGACTCCTATCCTAGTCGCTCTTAGTTTAGTATGGATATCTATCCTCACCGGTCTTGGCTGGTATTATGAACTAGGGTGAACAATATTGGGGGACACTCAGACCCAAgatacaactcaaacaattacagCAAAACGATTTTttgttctaccacagacgtggccacacatttacaatgctaaccagcatatatacattttcttctgtccgatTAACAACAATGCCAGACAGGGCACTGAGACAGTCTCTGGTAACCCTCTTAATTATTGACACACGTCTCTAAGGATGGAAATCACAATAATGGTTAATTACCCCCTAATTAGTCTCTCTATCAATTACTTTAATTACTGTTGTCCGACAGTCAACAACAAAGTGGTCTACGTTAATTACAATCTGTCTCTCCGACAGTCAAACAATCAAAACAATAATTTGCTAACTGTAATTACTCTGTCACCAGGACCAATTAAAAACTCAGTTAATAATCACAACAATTACTGTCAAATGGACAGTTAATTAATCAAGAACGAATTACGTTACCTCGACGCTGTCACTCACGACAGCTTGCCAAACAAGACTATGACACTTCCTTGATTACGTTAATTACACCAATTAACTTCACTTACCCTTTAATTAACAATTAAAGATGACACAAATTCCTAGTTGCACAGATAATCAGAACACGATAACACTGCTACACTTCTCAGTGCTAAACAATAACACGGCACAAcgaatcacaacacaacacaatcgtTATTAATAATCACATGGATATTAATCAATAAACACAGTAATCTAATATATCATGATATCACAACACAACATCCTTACCTCTCTGGAATCACTGGTTTCTCCTGAAATCATACAAAGCTTTTACATGGAAATCTATAAACAAAACATTATAATATTGAACCGAACCACACAGGTCAACACAATGGTACTATAGGAGAGCGGTGCAGACACCCCCTCAATTAAGGATGCGTATGGTAGGGTCCCCTCCACAAGGGCGGGAATTGCTCGCTCTAAACATGAGGTTGGTCTCTCAGATGGAGGCGAGGGACAGAGAGCAAACGTGCACGGTGCAAGGTGTCGTACTTACTCCGGATGGTGAACTGGTGTTCAAGATACACGGGGTGGCAGCACGGATTAGGTGGGATCCATATGcacgcgatgagtcacaataacatggctaaagtatgaGAATgacgtgagaatggtccaggacggaccgaaacgtcgtcgtcccttcaccttctagtgtgtggtctggtcatcatttgGTGGGAATTTCTATGTCCCCCAGAACTGGCTGAAATCACACTATTTTCCCTTAGGAAAGAAATCGCAGCTTACTGCCATAGTCTCTCAACCCTTGAGATTACTTCTCATAACACTAGATTGATGGATGGTCCCTTTAGGATGAAATTCACTCTGATGCAGTCCCTTTCACTCTGCGAGTGACTTCGTGGTGAGTAACACTGTATCTCTTCTTTAACTCGTAAATACCGTAATTTCTATCGCCGCGAACCTGGATTCTGCAGACGGACCCGCGTTGACCGAACGATGATACAGAGTTAACTTTATGTTGCTCTGTGTTTCTCGCAGTTTGGCCGAACTACGGGAAGGCACGTCTCACAAGGACAGCGACAGAGGACAGAATGCTTCCCCAAGGCGAGGCAGGAATGGGCCATGCTTGTCCCCCTCTGTTCTTCGAAAGAACCAATCAGCGATCAGGCCTAGGGACACCGTGGGATGCCCCACGAATCATGAGTCTGCCTTGGGTCACGTGGTGCCTGTGACCTCAGTGTCCAGGAGACCTGATGGgtccagacgatgagtcacaataacgtggctgaagaatgtagaccagaccacacactagaaagtgaagggactacgacgtttcggtccgtcctggaccattctcaagtcgatctcaaGTCAATAGACCTGATGGTTATTCAGGTGGCCAGGCCAttggcctacctcctctccaccaccgctTGACTCCGTGACTGGAACTTTCCACTCTACCTGGTCTCAACTGTACTACCGACTACAATGGGTGTAAATCCTTTTACAAAACTGCTACGGCGGCCACCGTGCTATTTTGTGACAGCTGGTGTGATCTGCTATCCCATGACACCCAACAGTGTACACTTACTGTACAAGTGAGTGCACCAAAAGCTAACTGAGTTAACTTTTGGTGCACTCTCTGGGCACTCGAACTGGTGGTGTGCACTCCACCACACAGTTTGAAAGCTAGCTGGTAATACACTGTACTCTGTAATTAGCTTATTAagactaacttgcttagctaaatgaattttgaggttcagttcctgtacccattatgtgcctctgtaacctcttccactaccaccctcgggatgggtatggggtgcactaccaccctcgggatgggtatggggtacactaccaccctcgggatgggtatggggtacatcaccgcccacgggatgggtataaggTGGTTAATAAATGAAGTAAACTAACCTCTCCCATGGATGCCATTCCCCCTGATTAGCAGCTTTGGTCTCAGGTGGCGCCATGTTTCTGAGGTATCTTGGAGGGTTCTTATAAtggctttagtgtgtgtgtgtgtgtgtgtgtgtgtgtgtgtgtgtgtgtgtgtgtgtgtgtgtgtgtgtgtgtgtgtgtgtgtgtgcgcgctcacctagttgtgcttgcaggggctgggattgagctttggctctttggtcccgcctctcaaccgtcaatcaactggtgtacagattcctgagcctactgggctctatcatatctacatttgaaactgtgtatggagtcagcctccaccacatcactgcctaatgcattccatccgttaactactctgacactgaaaaagttccttctaacgtccctgtggctcatgtgggtactcagtttccacctgtgtccccttgttcgcgtcccaccagtgttgaatagtttgtccttgtttacccggtcgattcccctgaggattttgttgattgtgatcatgtctccccttactcttctgtcttccagtgtcgtaaggtgcatttcccgcagcctttcctcataactcatgcttcttagttctgggactaggctagtggcatacctttggactttttccagcttcgttttgtgcttgacaaggtacgggctccatgctggggccgcatactccaggattggtcttacatatgtggtgtacaagattcttaatgattccttacacatgttcctgaacgctgttctgatgttagccagcctcgcacatgccgcagacgttattctttttatgtgggcttcaggagacaggtttggtgtgatatcaactcctagatctttctctctgtccgtttcattaagtacttcatctcctattctgtatcctgtgtctggcctcctgtttccaccgcctagtttcattactttgcatttactcgggttgaacttcaacagccatttgttggaccattcactcagtctgtctaggtcatcttggagcctcctactatcatcctgtttcaatcctcctcataatttttgcatcatcggcaaacattgcgtgtgtgtgtgtgtgtgtgtgtgtgtgtgtgtgtgtgtgtgtgtgtgtgtgtgtgtgtgtgtgtgtgtgtgtgtgtgtgtgtgtgtgtgtgtgcgcgcatgtaTGTGTACTGGCCAATCTGAGCATGTGTACAGGCGTGGAGGCATGTAGTGAgtatgaagcagcagcagcagcagcagcagcagcagcagcagtaggggCCGGTATTTACCCGTGTTCACCCTGGGGCTCCCACGGTGGATGTGTTCCGGCCAGAGATTATCatgctcccacacacactacTTGCTATTCCGGTGGTTGCTGCCGGgcgggttgctgctgctgctgttgctgcctcttgctgctgctgctgctgttgctgcctcttgctacctcttgctgctgctgctgttgctgctgctgctgttgctgctgctgctgttgcggtAGTTTCTGCTTTTTATTCACTGATACAGCGCACTGCTTGAGTCCTTGAAACTCACCTTTATAATTGAAGAAGAAaacataaaaaaaggaaaaaataaatatattactaTCTTTTTAGCAGCATCACTTAATTGTGGCTGCAATTCAGCTCAGACGCCCTTTGTTGGGATGAAGTTTGTCGATGTTTACGGCTTGAAGCACTGGAAGAGTCCCAGTGTATTTGTGTACCGTCTCAGGTATGTGACTCACGTAAGCTCAAGGATTACATCGAGGCAAGAGGCTTCAGTGTTGTCTCCGTCAATACGGTCGATGGAGACTCAGTCTAATTGATGATTTGTAAATCTTAAAGTAGGTACATCTCTGATAGCATTGATGTTAATGGGGAGATACAGTGTTATCTGTGTTAGTTTTCGGCCCTGTAGGGGTACACTTTGGGTTATGGGAATATAGAACGACCAGGATCAGGTACGACCAGGTAGTTATCCTGTCACGGTACAGTATGCACTGTAAAGTTGATGTTGTTAATACTGTATCAGTGGACTATCGGTGTACTTGTCGCCAAtggtggtgggcagtgttggATCACATGTGTGTAGTGCCTTgtctcaccagcagcagcacatgTGTCCACATGTGTCCCTAGGTGTGCTGGCGGAAACGTCTCATCTGGGTACTTGGTATCATGATGCTAACCTCATGGTGGCAGGTGACTTTAACATCGAATATTCCCGATAAGATGCGCACTTAAATCTGCTGAATGGGTCCATGgatgctgaaaatttacataatcctgctatAAATTATGAATTTAATATTAGCTTTCTGTGGTGGAATGGGAGTGGAAGGTCTCATATTTATCGTTTATTCATTCACATGTGTGAGTATAAGTAACCGCTTTGACATATGTACTCTGACGACCTTTAACATGGAACGCCGAAActgtgtgtttatatatgtgaCTTACAGGCTGTCTCTC
This genomic window from Procambarus clarkii isolate CNS0578487 chromosome 1, FALCON_Pclarkii_2.0, whole genome shotgun sequence contains:
- the LOC123754317 gene encoding protein twist-like yields the protein MAPPETKAANQGEWHPWESSAKLRETQSNIKLTLYHRSVNAGPSAESRFAAIEITLSRIKDDKRGEDMEEKCSRDNSPHDRLNSNSSSSRRRSSSPPRPPQQQQQQQQEEEHSRRSSSSPPRPPQQQQQQQEQQSPTTASTAAGGAAVVPHDRLNSSRRSSSSPPRPPQQQQQQQEQQSPTTASTAAAGAAVVPHDRLNSSSSRRRSSSPPRPPQQQQQQQQQQEQQSPTTASTAAAAAVVPHDRLNNSSSSSSRRSSSSPPRPHQQQQQQQQQQQ